In Zingiber officinale cultivar Zhangliang chromosome 6A, Zo_v1.1, whole genome shotgun sequence, a single genomic region encodes these proteins:
- the LOC121995201 gene encoding pollen receptor-like kinase 3 yields the protein MVFLHRCPRRHCALLLLVVLQVLTPACFSDDTPSPETAALLLLKNSFTNATSLSSWTNSTGSGPCDSRWDGVICQKGSVAGLDLAGVGLSGDIDVDALAQLADLRTVSFADNYFSGGIPALNRLHTLRAIYLSRNLFSGDIPGDFFDDMTRLKKLCINDNDFTGLIPYSLSRASAMMELQLQNNHFAGTIPALVLPSLSAFNVSNNELEGVIPDVYSKFNASSFLGNENLCGEAQFGDQPCKEVVASNGKVAAIFVLVVFLICLVVYLITTREQKGEEPLDLDAMNDEKVMEAAKEVRFRRVQSIAKEGEVGQSRRMGSAENNGGGGGGGGGAGDLVMVNEVKGVFGLPELMKASAEVMGGGGMGSAYKAVMTSGVAVVVKRMRDMNRMGKEAFDGHLRRLGSLDHPNVLPPLAYHYRKDEKLFVYEYIPKGSLLYVLHVEEYFILIL from the exons ATGGTCTTCCTCCACCGCTGCCCCCGGCGCCATTGTGCTCTGCTTCTCCTCGTAGTCTTGCAGGTGCTGACACCGGCGTGCTTCAGCGACGACACGCCGTCGCCGGAGACTGCCGCGCTGCTGCTACTCAAGAACTCCTTCACGAACGCGACGAGCTTGTCTTCGTGGACCAATTCCACCGGCAGCGGCCCCTGCGACAGCCGCTGGGACGGCGTCATTTGCCAGAAAGGCAGCGTCGCCGGCCTTGACCTCGCTGGCGTAGGCCTCTCCGGCGATATCGACGTCGACGCGCTCGCGCAACTCGCTGACCTCCGCACCGTGAGCTTCGCCGATAACTATTTCTCTGGCGGCATTCCGGCCCTCAACCGCCTTCACACCCTCAGGGCCATCTACCTCTCCCGCAACCTCTTCTCCGGCGACATCCCCGGCGACTTCTTCGACGACATGACTCGCCTGAAGAAGCTCTGCATCAACGACAACGACTTCACCGGGTTGATTCCTTACTCGCTGTCCAGGGCTTCGGCCATGATGGAGCTCCAGCTGCAGAACAACCACTTCGCCGGGACGATTCCGGCGCTCGTGTTGCCGTCTCTTTCCGCCTTCAACGTGTCGAACAACGAGCTCGAGGGGGTGATCCCGGATGTGTACTCCAAGTTTAACGCGAGCTCGTTCCTCGGCAATGAGAACTTGTGCGGGGAGGCACAGTTCGGCGACCAGCCCTGCAAGGAGGTGGTGGCGAGCAACGGGAAGGTGGCGGCGATCTTTGTGCTCGTCGTCTTCCTCATCTGCTTGGTCGTTTACTTAATCACGACGCGGGAGCAGAAGGGAGAGGAGCCGCTGGATCTCGATGCGATGAATGACGAGAAAGTGATGGAAGCAGCGAAAGAGGTGAGATTCCGGCGAGTTCAGAGTATCGCGAAAGAGGGCGAGGTGGGGCAGTCGCGAAGGATGGGCTCGGCGGAGAACaacggaggcggaggcggaggcggaggcgggGCGGGGGACTTGGTGATGGTGAACGAGGTGAAGGGGGTATTTGGGCTGCCGGAATTGATGAAGGCATCGGCGGAGGTGATGGGCGGCGGGGGGATGGGATCGGCATATAAGGCGGTGATGACGAGCGGCGTCGCGGTGGTGGTGAAGCGGATGCGGGACATGAACCGGATGGGGAAGGAGGCCTTCGACGGCCATCTCCGGCGGCTGGGGAGCCTGGACCACCCCAACGTGCTGCCGCCTCTGGCGTACCATTACCGGAAGGATGAGAAGCTGTTCGTCTACGAGTACATCCCCAAGGGAAGCTTGCTCTACGTCCTCCATG TGGAGGAGTACTTTATTCTTATTTTGTAA
- the LOC121997610 gene encoding protein SEMI-ROLLED LEAF 2-like isoform X2, translating into MFNLEGLVPKLCQISQEIGEDETIKTMNAAGFQALSSMIWFMGEYSHISSEFDNVVSVVLETYENFNKKSDKPNNDNQDSDHRWVQEVANTEGQPNPSSAMTRVPSWKSIVNSRGGLNLTMEESKSSIFWSRVCLHNMARLAKEATTVRRVLESLFRYFDDNNLWSPDKGLALCVLLEMQEVMENSGQNAHLLLSILIKHLEHKTVIKQPEMQLNIIDVTTRLAENSQTKSVSVIGAISDLARHLRKSMQNTVGMSEKGDAMIKLNIRFQSSIDQCLTQLSKKVGDAGPIFDIMAMMLENISASISAARSTISSVYRMARIIASIPTMSYQNKIFPETLFHQLLLAMVHPDRLTHVDAHRIFSVVLVPSSVRPRSSGTEAPMSADLQRSLSRTVSVFSSSAALFGKLRREKYSFNQTGLQDNVNRVSLNGDGQAVSNNDSRMQKLQSTLSRLRSTVNPPPSNTDPNLSNNSTGEMEQTSLDLSSQQIMLMLSSIWAQAMSPENTPENYEAIAHTYSLILLFSRDKMQTSVNEVLTLSFQLAFSLRSLSLTRGGPLSPSRCRSLFTLATAMIIFSSKAFNISPLIPTAKSSLTETMVDPFLQLVEDSKLQVSKDVPDHQRKGYGSQEHDSASLESLSSISAEESQTIEAMVSMIVNSLGDLPDSEISTLRQQLLSEFSPDDICPLESQFIDFPSFAPMSTNKDSEQEATNAAFTIDDDLIELFDNPPETGSRQLMESNLLSVNQILESVLETACQVERLSASSNSNVPFKEMTSNCEALLSGKQQKLSVFMGPQLKQDILTGNSLDQNDVKIPSAQPSQWVGNPFVEQNFISYPYQAPTSYFCGTELHCQPQMYRLPASSPYDNFLKAAGC; encoded by the exons ATGTTCAATTTGGAAGGCTTAGTTCCAAAGCTTTGCCAGATTTCTCAGGAAATCGGGGAGGATGAGACGATAAAAACTATGAATGCGGCAGGATTTCAAGCACTTTCTTCAATG ATTTGGTTTATGGGTGAATACTCTCACATTTCTTCAGAATTTGATAAT GTTGTTTCAGTAGTATTGGAGACTTATGAGAACTTTAATAAAAAATCTGACAAACCCAACAACGACAACCAGGACTCTGATCATAGATGGGTACAGGAAGTTGCTAATACTGAAGGTCAACCAAATCCTTCTTCCGCAATGACTAGGGTTCCTTCTTGGAAAAGCATTGTTAATTCGCGGGGTGGACTAAACTTGACCAT GGAAGAGAGCAAGAGCTCCATCTTCTGGTCTAGGGTGTGTTTGCATAACATGGCCAGGTTAGCCAAAGAAGCAACAACAGTCCGACGTGTTCTAGAATCTTTATTCCGATATTTTGATGATAACAACTTGTGGTCCCCTGATAAGGGGCTTGCTCTCTGTGTGCTGCTGGAAATGCAAGAAGTAATGGAAAACTCTG GTCAAAATGCACACCTTTTGTTATCAATATTAATTAAGCATTTGGAGCACAAAACTGTCATCAAACAACCAGAAATGCAGCTCAACATCATTGATGTTACTACACGCCTTGCTGAAAATTCGCAAACAAAGTCTGTATCTGTAATAGGTGCAATAAGTGATCTTGCTAGACATTTGCGTAAAAGCATGCAGAATACAGTTGGCATGTCAGAAAAGGGGGATGCTATGATCAAATTGAATATAAGATTTCAAAGTTCTATTGATCAATGCCTCACTCAGTTGTCCAAAAAG GTTGGCGATGCAGGTCCTATTTTTGATATAATGGCCATGATGTTGGAGAATATCTCAGCATCTATATCAGCAGCAAGATCCACAATTTCTTCAGTTTATCGTATGGCTCGGATAATTGCATCAATACCAACCATGTCTTACCAGAATAAG ATATTCCCTGAAACCTTGTTTCATCAATTACTCCTGGCAATGGTTCACCCAGATCGTCTAACACATGTTGACGCGCATCGCATCTTCTCTGTTGTTCTAGTTCCATCTTCTGTTCGTCCCCGATCCTCTGGCACTGAAGCACCAATGTCAGCTGACCTTCAAAGGTCTCTGTCAAGAACTGTCTCTGTGTTTTCATCTTCAGCTGCTCTATTTGGCAAACTCAGAAGAGAGAAGTACTCATTCAATCAGACTGGACTTCAAGACAATGTAAACAGAGTTTCTCTCAATGGTGATGGACAAGCAGTTAGCAATAATGACTCTCGTATGCAGAAGCTGCAATCAACTCTAAGCCGACTACGTAGCACAGTCAATCCTCCCCCTTCCAACACAGACCCAAATCTTTCTAATAATTCTACTGGAGAAATG GAACAAACTTCCCTTGATTTGAGCAGCCAACAGATTATGCTTATGCTTTCATCCATCTGGGCTCAAGCAATGTCACCTGAGAATACTCCAGAAAACTATGAAGCTATTGCTCACACTTACAGTTTGATACTTCTTTTTTCTCGGGATAAG ATGCAGACTTCAGTTAATGAGGTTTTGACTCTTAGCTTTCAGCTTGCCTTTTCATTGAGAAGCCTTTCGCTTACAAGAGGAG GCCCACTTTCACCATCACGCTGCCGCTCTCTTTTCACATTGGCAACAGCGATGATTATCTTTTCCTCAAAAGCTTTCAATATTTCGCCTCTCATTCCAACTGCCAAGTCATCTCTTACTGAAACAATG GTTGATCCATTCCTCCAATTGGTCGAGGACAGTAAACTTCAGGTTTCAAAAGATGTTCCTGATCACCAAAGAAAGGGTTATGGATCACAAGAGCATGATAGTGCTTCATTGGAATCTCTTTCATCAATATCAGCAGAAGAAAGCCAGACAATTGAGGCTATGGTTTCCATGATCGTCAACAGTTtgggagatttacctgat TCAGAGATATCGACTCTAAGACAGCAGCTACTCAGTGAATTTTCTCCAGATGATATTTGTCCACTGGAGTCCCAGTTTATTGACTTTCCTAGTTTTGCTCCAATGTCAACAAATAAAGACTCTGAACAGGAG GCCACAAATGCTGCTTTTACAATAGATGATGACTTAATCGAATTATTCGATAACCCACCAGAAACTGGATCACGACAGCTGATGGAGTCCAATCTTCTCAGTGTCAATCAGATACTTGAATCA GTTCTTGAGACAGCATGCCAAGTCGAAAGATTATCAGCATCGAGCAACTCCAATGTGCCATTCAAGGAAATGACTAGCAATTGTGAGGCTCTTCTGTCAGGAAAGCAGCAAAAGTTGTCTGTCTTCATGGGTCCCCAACTCAAACAGGACATCTTGACCGGCAACTCTCTAGACCAGAATGATGTGAAAATACCGTCTGCTCAACCATCCCAATGG GTTGGAAATCCATTTGTCGAGCAAAACTTCATTTCATATCCCTACCAAGCCCCTACCTCATACTTTTGCGGCACGGAGCTCCATTGCCAGCCCCAAATGTACAGGCTTCCTGCATCAAGCCCCTACGATAACTTCCTAAAGGCTGCCGGGTGCTGA
- the LOC121997609 gene encoding aldehyde dehydrogenase family 7 member A1-like, which yields MGGFARKEYEFLSELGLGPRNPGCFVNGAWSGSGPVVASLNPTNNQVIAEVIEASIDDYEEGLRACADAAKIWMQIPAPKRGEIVRQIGEALRTKLQYLGRLVSLEMGKILPEGIGEVQEIIDMCDYAVGLSRQLNGSIIPSERPNHMMLEVWNPLGVVGVITAFNFPCAVLGWNACIALVCGNCVVWKGAPTTPLITIAMTEIVAQVLEKNNLPAAIFTSFCGGAEIGEAIARDTRIPLVSFTGSSKVGLLVQQNVHKRYGKCLLELSGNNAIIVMDDADIQLAVRSVLFAAVGTAGQRCTTCRRLLLHESVYQTFVEQLIEVYKQVKIGDPLEKGTLLGPLHTPTSKENFVKGIEVIKSQGGKILFGGSGIDSEGNFVQPTIVEIAPSAQVVKEELFGPVLYVMKFQTLNEAIEINNSVPQGLSSSIFTRKPEIIFKWIGPHGSDCGIVNINIPTNGAEIGGAFGGEKATGGGREAGSDSWKQYMRRATCTINYGSELPLAQGINFG from the exons ATGGGCGGATTCGCGAGGAAGGAGTACGAGTTCCTCTCCGAGCTCGGCCTTGGCCCCCGCAATCCAGGATGCTTCGTGAACGGCGCCTGGAGCGGCAGCGGCCCCGTCGTCGCCTCCCTCAACCCCACCAACAACCAG GTCATTGCGGAGGTGATCGAGGCGTCCATTGATGACTATGAGGAGGGCCTACGGGCTTGCGCTGATGCAGCTAAGATCTGGATGCAG ATTCCAGCTCCTAAAAGAGGAGAGATTGTTAGACAGATTGGCGAAGCTCTAAGAACAAAACTGCAATACCTTGGTAGACTTGTCTCCCTTGAGATGGGGAAGATACTTCCAGAAGGGATCGGTGAAGTTCAA GAAATCATTGACATGTGTGACTATGCTGTTGGGTTGAGCCGCCAGCTAAATGGATCTATCATACCATCTGAAC GTCCAAATCATATGATGCTGGAG GTGTGGAATCCTCTTGGAGTAGTGGGCGTCATTACAGCTTTCAATTTTCCATGTGCTGTGCTTG GATGGAATGCTTGCATCGCACTAGTCTGTGGAAACTGTGTGGTTTG GAAAGGTGCTCCTACAACACCATTGATCACTATTGCAATGactgagattgttgcacaagttCTAGAGAAGAACAATTTGCCAGCAGCAATTTTCACTTCATTTTGTGGAGGGGCTGAAATTGGTGAAGCAATAGCTCGTGACACAAGGATTCCTCTGGTCTCATTCACTGGAAGCTCCAAG GTTGGTCTCTTGGTTCAGCAGAATGTCCATAAAAGATATGGCAAATGCCTGCTTGAGCTCAGTGGAAATAATGCTATCATAGTCATGGATGATGCTGACATTCAGCTAGCTGTGCGGTCTGTTCTCTTTGCTGCTGTTGGTACAGCTGGACAACGTTGCACAACATGCCGTAGACTA CTTCTTCATGAAAGTGTTTACCAAACTTTTGTTGAACAATTGATTGAAGTCTATAAGCAAGTCAAAATTGGGGATCCATTAGAGAAGGGAACCTTATTAGGGCCATTACATACACCTACTTCAAAGGAGAACTTTGTGAAAGGTATTGAAGTCATTAAATCACAG GGTGGGAAAATCCTCTTTGGAGGGTCTGGTATTGACTCCGAAGGAAACTTTGTGCAACCTACCATTGTTGAGATTGCTCCTAGTGCACAAGTAGTTAAAGAAGAATTATTTGGTCCTGTCTTATACGTAATGAAatttcag ACTTTAAACGAGGCAATTGAAATAAACAATTCGGTGCCACAAGGACTGAGCAGTTCGATATTCACTCGCAAGCCTGAGATTATCTTCAAGTGGATTGG ACCTCATGGCAGTGACTGTGGTATTGTCAACATAAACATACCTACCAATGGTGCTGAAATTGGTGGAGCTTTTGGTGGTGAAAAGGCCACTGGAGGAGGTCGAGAAGCAGGAAGTGACTCATGGAAGCAATACATGCGGCGAGCAACCTG CACAATCAACTATGGCAGTGAACTACCTCTCGCTCAGGGAATAAACTTTGGCTGA
- the LOC121997608 gene encoding pollen receptor-like kinase 6, with protein MTMQAHRAPEVAAGSGPATQRSDVFCLGVVLLELLTGKFPSQYLGDGAKAGGGGTDVVHWATYAVGEGREAEILDPTIVAGPHGAAWVPEMKRLVRVGVDCSAAEPERRIELREAVARIEEVAAGGRDGAGERPS; from the coding sequence ATGACCATGCAGGCCCACCGGGCGCCCGAGGTCGCCGCCGGCAGCGGGCCGGCGACGCAACGGTCCGACGTCTTCTGCCTCGGCGTCGTCCTCCTCGAGCTCCTCACCGGGAAGTTCCCGTCGCAGTACCTCGGCGACGGTGCCAAGGCCGGAGGCGGCGGCACCGACGTCGTCCACTGGGCGACGTACGCCGTCGGGGAGGGGCGGGAGGCGGAGATACTGGACCCCACGATCGTCGCCGGGCCCCACGGCGCCGCGTGGGTGCCGGAGATGAAGCGGCTGGTTCGGGTGGGGGTGGACTGCTCCGCGGCGGAGCCCGAGCGGAGAATCGAGCTGCGGGAAGCCGTGGCGCGCATAGAGGAGGTGGCGGCGGGCGGGAGGGATGGTGCTGGGGAGCGGCCGAGCTAA
- the LOC121997606 gene encoding uncharacterized protein LOC121997606: MSDKAPEVISAACACCGLTEDCTPEYIESVREQFGGRWVCGLCGEAIEDEIGRAGRWISIDEALSRHTSFSERFRAAGPPVDTVEPMIAAMRQLLRRSLDSPRATASSTRRSVEEDAGEGGGTAARRSLARPSSYLSTAAR, encoded by the coding sequence ATGTCGGACAAGGCGCCGGAGGTCATCTCGGCGGCGTGCGCGTGCTGCGGGCTGACGGAGGACTGCACGCCGGAGTACATCGAGTCGGTCCGGGAGCAGTTCGGCGGCCGGTGGGTGTGCGGCCTCTGCGGCGAGGCCATCGAAGACGAGATCGGCCGCGCCGGGCGGTGGATCTCCATCGACGAGGCGCTCAGCCGCCACACGAGCTTCTCCGAGCGCTTCCGCGCCGCCGGACCGCCCGTCGACACAGTGGAGCCCATGATCGCCGCCATGCGGCAGCTTCTCCGCCGGAGCCTCGACTCGCCGAGGGCTACGGCAAGCAGCACTCGCCGAAGTGTGGAGGAGGACGCCGGAGAGGGCGGCGGCACCGCCGCCCGCAGATCACTTGCGAGGCCGAGCAGCTACCTCTCCACTGCGGCCCGCTGA